The following are from one region of the Lujinxingia vulgaris genome:
- a CDS encoding RCC1 domain-containing protein, translating to MMPLPTPRQLTILLALLTGIGALAACDRNERNTTPDEATRPATSLFLMSAEHACALGADGQVWCAGANAAGQLGDNTHTTRAELQPVEGLREAAGITLSPIHNSCAWDSDGALWCWGGNESGLLGPDTDADDSPMPVRIAGLPPLASATLGAYHACALTREGQVFCWGENRRGQLGRGQTSQPDPTPKPINLDEKAIALAAGLEHTCALTESGEVYCWGHNRHGALGITTEGDIATAPLKLQLSEPAHAIAAAGYHTCTVTGPERTLNCWGDNTFGQLGLGDRLPRAEPTPVPGAIALSELATSGAAVCFRNIEATVFCAGGPPDAPADSATRFNATPLLSQTRAMHGAMGGICGIQGDHQIACRKLENATD from the coding sequence ATGATGCCCCTCCCCACCCCTCGCCAGCTCACCATCCTCCTGGCCCTGCTCACCGGCATTGGCGCGCTCGCTGCTTGCGATCGCAACGAGCGCAACACCACCCCCGATGAGGCCACACGCCCCGCCACCTCCCTCTTTCTGATGTCCGCCGAACACGCCTGCGCCCTCGGCGCCGACGGACAGGTCTGGTGCGCCGGCGCCAACGCCGCCGGACAGCTCGGCGACAACACCCACACAACCCGCGCCGAGCTCCAACCCGTCGAAGGCCTCCGCGAGGCCGCCGGCATCACCCTCTCCCCCATCCACAACAGCTGCGCCTGGGACTCCGACGGCGCCCTCTGGTGCTGGGGCGGAAACGAAAGCGGCCTGCTCGGCCCGGACACCGACGCCGACGACAGCCCCATGCCCGTGCGCATCGCCGGACTTCCCCCCCTCGCCTCGGCCACGCTCGGCGCCTACCACGCCTGCGCCCTGACCCGGGAAGGCCAGGTCTTCTGCTGGGGCGAAAACCGCCGCGGACAGCTCGGCCGCGGCCAGACCTCACAGCCAGACCCCACCCCAAAGCCAATAAACCTCGACGAAAAAGCCATCGCCCTTGCCGCAGGCCTCGAGCACACCTGCGCCCTCACCGAATCCGGCGAAGTCTACTGCTGGGGCCACAACCGCCACGGCGCTCTGGGCATCACCACCGAAGGCGACATCGCCACCGCCCCCCTCAAACTCCAACTCTCCGAGCCCGCACACGCCATCGCCGCAGCCGGCTACCACACCTGCACCGTCACCGGCCCCGAGCGCACCCTGAACTGCTGGGGCGACAACACCTTCGGCCAGCTCGGCCTGGGCGACCGCCTCCCCCGCGCCGAGCCCACCCCCGTCCCCGGCGCCATCGCCCTCTCCGAGCTCGCCACCTCCGGAGCCGCCGTCTGCTTCCGCAACATCGAGGCCACCGTCTTCTGCGCCGGCGGCCCGCCCGACGCCCCCGCCGACTCCGCGACGCGCTTCAACGCCACCCCTCTCCTCTCCCAGACCCGCGCCATGCACGGCGCCATGGGCGGCATCTGCGGCATCCAGGGCGACCACCAAATCGCCTGCAGAAAACTCGAAAACGCCACCGACTAA
- a CDS encoding DUF7305 domain-containing protein produces the protein MLNSRALLTLCAVLSLSLIPLGCSDEVTDTDTGTTSDSGDPGDSGDPGDSSDPGDSGDPGDSGDADTTVDDGGDPDADADAGPSTPTDPVDDPDRFACAGEYQLICDDVCTSPKTDPDNCGGCGITCGENEACSGGFCLEECRPGENVCDRECVAFQTDNNNCGGCGIACGEGEGCVESACVPALAFEEPAFCAGGGPPVRFDEVNDDLCSGDVAEETFRWAMCICSDARFTAGMNTDAFDSREGPYLPGSLGGSVGANSEFNTNSANDIGGSVWVGPGGSLGWNAAQNDIRGELHVGGISANSSNTTTVAENAFIAQEISGSFVIDKTLTIPNSGTIGGGITYGNLVRDPVSVAPPCGCEEDERVPVEALVARRATFNDNDAIGLESDAMMDGSVRRLELPCGQYYLDGINTAGEVVIHSTGRSAIFIGGDINAGRLVIKASPDAELDVFIDGAINAAGMELGSPNYPANTRFYISGERLQITSDVLVGGFIYVYPGRVQIVDNVEIFGGIFANEVQITAPVSIHYDRQVQRSGEVCEIPVEEPDTDPDPADPDPDAGDTDPDPDPDAGDTDPDPDAGNPDAGDTDPDPEPVCSSLDEACSSSGDCCAPLSCEEGFCGTAACRTATQSCVYNSDCCSGMCARSGDSGICIVG, from the coding sequence ATGTTGAATTCACGCGCTCTCCTCACCTTATGCGCGGTGCTCTCACTGAGCCTCATCCCCCTGGGATGTTCCGATGAAGTGACCGACACCGACACGGGCACCACCTCCGACTCCGGCGACCCTGGTGACTCCGGCGACCCTGGCGACTCCAGCGACCCGGGTGACTCCGGCGACCCTGGCGACTCCGGCGATGCCGATACCACGGTCGATGACGGTGGCGATCCCGACGCCGACGCCGACGCCGGCCCCTCCACCCCCACCGACCCCGTCGACGACCCCGATCGCTTTGCCTGCGCTGGCGAGTATCAGCTCATCTGCGACGACGTCTGCACCAGCCCCAAGACCGACCCCGACAACTGCGGCGGCTGCGGCATCACCTGCGGTGAAAATGAAGCCTGCTCCGGCGGCTTCTGCCTCGAAGAGTGTCGCCCCGGCGAAAACGTCTGCGATCGCGAATGCGTCGCCTTCCAGACCGACAACAACAACTGCGGCGGCTGCGGCATCGCCTGCGGCGAAGGTGAAGGCTGTGTCGAAAGCGCCTGCGTCCCCGCACTCGCCTTTGAAGAGCCCGCCTTCTGCGCCGGCGGCGGCCCCCCCGTCCGTTTCGATGAGGTCAACGACGACCTCTGCTCCGGCGACGTCGCCGAAGAGACCTTTCGCTGGGCGATGTGCATCTGCAGCGACGCCCGCTTCACCGCCGGCATGAACACCGACGCCTTTGACAGCCGCGAAGGCCCCTACCTCCCCGGCTCGCTCGGCGGTAGCGTCGGCGCCAACAGCGAGTTCAACACCAACAGCGCCAACGACATCGGCGGCTCGGTCTGGGTCGGCCCCGGCGGCTCCCTGGGCTGGAACGCCGCCCAGAACGACATCCGCGGTGAACTTCACGTCGGCGGCATCTCGGCCAACTCCTCCAACACCACCACCGTCGCCGAGAACGCGTTCATCGCCCAGGAGATCTCCGGCTCTTTCGTCATCGACAAGACATTGACCATCCCCAACTCCGGCACCATCGGTGGCGGTATCACCTATGGCAACCTCGTCCGTGATCCGGTCTCCGTCGCGCCCCCCTGCGGCTGCGAAGAAGACGAGCGCGTCCCCGTCGAAGCCCTCGTCGCCCGTCGCGCCACCTTCAACGACAACGACGCCATCGGCCTTGAATCTGACGCCATGATGGACGGCTCGGTGCGCCGCCTCGAGCTCCCCTGCGGCCAGTACTACCTCGACGGCATCAACACCGCCGGTGAGGTCGTCATCCACTCCACCGGCCGCTCTGCCATCTTCATCGGCGGCGACATCAACGCCGGCCGCCTCGTCATCAAAGCATCTCCCGACGCCGAACTCGACGTCTTCATCGACGGCGCCATCAACGCCGCCGGCATGGAGCTCGGCTCGCCCAACTACCCCGCCAACACCCGCTTCTACATCAGCGGAGAGCGCCTCCAGATCACCAGCGACGTGCTCGTCGGCGGCTTCATCTACGTCTACCCGGGCCGCGTCCAGATCGTCGATAACGTGGAAATCTTCGGCGGCATCTTCGCCAACGAAGTGCAAATCACCGCCCCGGTCTCCATCCACTACGACCGCCAGGTGCAGCGCTCCGGCGAAGTCTGTGAGATCCCCGTCGAAGAACCCGATACCGATCCCGATCCTGCCGACCCCGATCCCGACGCCGGCGACACCGATCCTGATCCCGATCCCGACGCCGGCGATACCGACCCTGATCCCGACGCCGGTAACCCTGACGCCGGCGACACCGACCCCGATCCCGAGCCCGTCTGCTCCAGCCTCGATGAGGCCTGCTCCTCCAGTGGCGACTGCTGCGCCCCGCTGAGCTGCGAAGAAGGCTTCTGCGGCACGGCCGCCTGCCGCACCGCCACGCAGTCCTGCGTCTACAACAGCGACTGCTGCAGCGGCATGTGCGCCCGCTCCGGAGACAGCGGCATCTGCATCGTCGGCTAA